From a region of the Lactuca sativa cultivar Salinas chromosome 4, Lsat_Salinas_v11, whole genome shotgun sequence genome:
- the LOC128133488 gene encoding uncharacterized protein LOC128133488 has protein sequence MKSRVPEVSPVILEYKKLPYAGPRELTPAMIRSIEEADRPAKRGKKQEKQKEVRVIKAAKGKTPRKRKSDKASPSQPKQKKTKKPAQRLILQSSSDSDSEYLPTGNKQPTPTASESGSSDEEVSVRGDTPPRSPTPEVPVRSPVPSSPLASIPISLPTTFPVITSQPTSTIPIPTPLFSEATTTTTTGVETNVTDTGVRSSVPESTKPLSPTPSTETNTVLGGEDVEFDSFYYSPYRVQSDEDDDAPITKKHIKELNAKLGTLMASSSSHQPYSMLDSFVKAHDASISNATAAITASTKVCTDATEKVDKLIQYANIFLESLQGATELNASKVTSSITKLEEAFAAEKQNFATLRQDIQKDNVALLSSLNERFTKLQDDLAMENSLLDELALKTTQLKTKNLQLSQANHEVNQLRSERDVVKSCVSDVHAILSNVLETHDPILTISVRRHLADKFRPSLGMLSRIEGVSETMVPPKQGGEGLTSSSQPPPTSQPEQQKTEHASGSGFKAKGKGTVDDSDEEEETITEA, from the coding sequence ATGAAGTCTCGTGTGCCTGAGGTCAGTCCGGTCATTCTAGAGTACAAGAAGCTTCCTTATGCGGGTCCGAGGGAACTCACACCTGCTATGATTCGCTCCATAGAGGAAGCAGACAGGCCAGCAAAGAGGGGAAAGAAACAAGAAAAACAAAAGGAAGTGAGGGTTATCAAAGCAGCTAAGGGGAAAACTCCACGGAAGCGAAAGTCTGACAAGGCGTCTCCTTCCCAGCCTAAGCAGAAAAAAACCAAAAAGCCAGCCCAGAGGCTTATCCTTCAATCTTCCAGTGATTCGGATTCTGAGTATCTTCCTACAGGTAACAAACAACCTACTCCTACCGCATCTGAGAGCGGAAGCTCTGATGAGGAGGTTTCGGTTCGTGGTGATACTCCACCTAGGTCACCCACACCCGAGGTACCCGTTCGCTCCCCAGTACCTTCTTCTCCACTTGCTTCCATTCCTATTTCCTTACCAACAACCTTCCCAGTTATCACATCCCAACCCACCTCTACCATTCCCATTCCCACTCCTCTATTTTCTGAAgccacaacaacaactaccactggAGTTGAAACCAACGTAACTGATACGGGGGTACGATCTTCAGTCCCTGAATCAACCAAACCACTATCTCCCAcaccttcaaccgaaaccaatacTGTCCTTGGTGGTGAAGACGTGGAATTTGATTCTTTCTACTACAGCCCCTACCgagttcagagtgatgaagatgatgatgctcctaTTACCAAAAAGCACATCAAGGAGCTAAATGCCAAGCTTGGCACTCTCATGGCctcttcctcctctcaccaaccCTATTCAATGCTTGACTCCTTTGTCAAGGCTCATGATGCTTCCATTTCTAATGCCACAGCAGCTATTACCGCTTCAACCAAAGTTTGTACAGATGCGactgaaaaagtcgataaactaatccAATACGCTAATATCTTTCTTGAATCCTTACAGGGAGCAACTGAGTTGAACGCTTCTAAAGTGACCAGCTCAATTACCAAACTCGAAGAAGCTTTTGCTGCTGAGAAGCAAAACTTTGCCACTCTTCGCCAGGATATTCAAAAGGATAATGTTGCCCTTTTGTCCTCTCTCAATGAACGTTTCACTAAGCTTCAAGATGATCTAGCCATGGAAAACTCTCTCTTGGATGAACTTGCTCTCAAGACTACTCAGCTAAAAACTAAGAATCTCCAACTTTCTCAGGCGAACCACGAGGTCAATCAACTTCGCTCTGAAAGGGATGTCGTCAAAAGCTGTGTCTCAGACGTACACGCCATTTTATCGAACGTCCTGGAGACTCACGACCCTATCCTGACAATCTCAGTTCGACGCCATCTTGCTGACAAATTCCGTCCTTCCCTTGGGATGTTGAGTCGCATTGAAGGTGTTTCAGAGACTATGGtacctccgaaacaagggggagaaggactAACATCTTCGTCTCAACCTCCTCCCACTTCCCAGCCAGAACAACAGAAGACTGAGCATGCTTCAGGTTCGGGTTTTAAGGCTAAAGGCAAGGGTACTGTGGATGACAGTGATGAGGAAGAGGAGACAATCACTGAAGCCTGA